The DNA region GCAATTGCCAACAAGCACTCCTGACTCAGTTTTTGCTGTGAGGCTATGCTGGTTATTGCGCGGATGCAGTATTGTGGCTGGGAGGCTAAGGCTCTTAAAAATAGGCTTGGACAGCGTCTTCCTGCTGTGGCAGCGCTTGGGTAATGTGTTGTGCCAGTTGCGGTGAAATGGTGATGTGTTCCAATAACTGACATAAAGCGATTTGCACTTCTTTTGCCGTGGAAGCTATGGCATTTAACAACATCGCCGGATGATCCAGTAGATCTGCTCTGGCACAAATGTCGGCCAATCCCTGAAGTCCTACGGCTTGCCATTGGTCGCGGTTTACCTTTCCAGACAGATACTGGCAGGCATATTCATATTGGCTAGATGCGGCTTGCCCGAGTTGACGGCGCACTAAGGCGTTAAACAATGCCAGTTTCTCTTGGGCGGGCCGATAACTGAAAGGGTGGCTGGCCAGTTGCTGTTGTTGTGCTTCGGTCAGCGCTTGCTGAAGGTTTTTCCCCATCGCCGCAAGCAACATTTCAATGAATTGGCTACGTCCCGCCGGATTCAGCAAGCCTTGTTCATCTAACGGTAGTTTCAGAAACCAGATAAAAGGTGCTGAAGGCTGTTCCCAGAATACCAGTGCGAAGCAAGCATGTCCCTGTATCGGGTAAGGGTAGGGGGCGGCCAGGGCTTCAATTTGCCGAAAAGCCATAACATCAAGTGGTTGAACCCTCCGGCCCATATCGTAGATCAGGTATTGACTGTTGGCGGCGTTTAACAGTTCGCCAAACGTAGAAATTGTGTGCATAAGAGATCCATGATGCCAGCTAAGACTGCCGGGCATTATAGGGATAAGCGGTTGCGGATGGTATGATATGGCCTTAATTATTCAGGGAACGGCGGAAATTATGTCTTACCGGCAGACGGCAGAATATCTGCGAACCATTGAACATGAGCTTAAGCGTTTGCAACTGTGGAGCGACACCCATCCATCGGCGGTAGCGCTTGCCAGCACAGCTCCTTTTGCCTGTGACACCTTGCCATTTGAGCATTGGCTCCAGTTTATTTTTCTGCCCAAGATGCAGGTATTAGTTGAACAACAACTACCTTTGCCTACGGAAATTGCCATAGCCCCTATGGCGCACTATGTGTGGGCACAGCGGCCAGTTATGCGTGACTT from Shewanella dokdonensis includes:
- a CDS encoding YqcC family protein, which gives rise to MSYRQTAEYLRTIEHELKRLQLWSDTHPSAVALASTAPFACDTLPFEHWLQFIFLPKMQVLVEQQLPLPTEIAIAPMAHYVWAQRPVMRDLINVLEMLDELLSGK